Proteins from a single region of Mumia flava:
- the tyrS gene encoding tyrosine--tRNA ligase: protein MTTNVLDDLDARGLIAHSTDREALEADLAAGPVTYYVGFDPTAPSLHMGNLLQILTARRLQLAGHRPLILVGGSTGLIGDPRDVGERTLNSRETVSDWVERIRGQVEQYVSFEGDNAARVVNNLDWTRDVNVIDFLRDVGKHFPVNRMLDRHVVASRLESGISYTEFSYVLLQSMDYLELHRRYGCALQTGGSDQWGNITAGVELIRRADGDRVHALATPLITKADGTKFGKSTGGALWLDPEMLSPYAFYQTWIHAEDAKVGEYLRQFTFLDLEEIAQIERESAEKPQLRIAQRRLAAEVTTLVHGEAEVRAAEQASAALFGRAELEDLPESTLRAALAEAGLVAVAPGSTVVDALVAAGLVDSRSAARRAVTEGGAYVNNVRATDPEGSVDERLLAGGLVVLRRGKRSVAGVELDTRG, encoded by the coding sequence GTGACCACGAACGTGCTGGACGACCTCGACGCGCGCGGCCTGATCGCGCACTCGACCGACCGCGAGGCGCTGGAGGCCGACCTCGCGGCAGGGCCGGTCACGTACTACGTCGGGTTCGACCCGACCGCCCCGAGCCTGCACATGGGCAACCTGCTCCAGATCCTGACCGCGCGTCGGCTCCAGCTCGCCGGGCACCGGCCGCTGATCCTCGTCGGCGGCTCGACCGGTCTGATCGGAGATCCACGTGACGTGGGCGAGCGCACCCTGAACAGCCGCGAGACCGTCTCCGACTGGGTGGAGCGGATCCGCGGCCAGGTCGAGCAGTACGTCTCGTTCGAGGGCGACAACGCCGCCCGGGTGGTGAACAACCTGGACTGGACGCGTGACGTCAACGTGATCGACTTCCTGCGCGACGTCGGCAAGCACTTCCCGGTGAACCGCATGCTCGACCGCCATGTCGTGGCCAGTCGGCTCGAGTCCGGCATCAGCTACACGGAGTTCAGCTACGTCCTGCTCCAGTCGATGGACTACCTCGAGCTGCACCGACGCTACGGCTGCGCCCTGCAGACGGGCGGCTCGGACCAGTGGGGCAACATCACGGCCGGTGTGGAGCTGATCCGCCGTGCGGACGGCGACCGGGTGCACGCCCTCGCGACGCCGCTGATCACCAAGGCCGACGGGACCAAGTTCGGCAAGTCGACCGGGGGAGCCCTCTGGCTGGACCCGGAGATGCTCTCGCCGTACGCGTTCTACCAGACGTGGATCCACGCGGAGGACGCGAAGGTGGGGGAGTACCTGCGCCAGTTCACCTTCCTCGACCTGGAGGAGATCGCCCAGATCGAGCGGGAGTCCGCAGAGAAGCCGCAGCTGCGGATCGCCCAGCGTCGTCTCGCCGCGGAGGTGACCACGCTCGTCCACGGGGAGGCGGAGGTCCGGGCGGCAGAGCAGGCGTCGGCCGCTCTCTTCGGCCGTGCCGAGCTGGAGGACCTGCCGGAGTCGACGCTGCGTGCTGCGTTGGCGGAGGCGGGACTGGTCGCGGTCGCCCCGGGGAGCACGGTCGTGGACGCGCTGGTGGCCGCCGGCCTGGTCGACAGCCGATCGGCCGCGCGGCGTGCCGTGACCGAGGGCGGGGCCTACGTGAACAACGTC